The following coding sequences lie in one Changpingibacter yushuensis genomic window:
- a CDS encoding ABC transporter ATP-binding protein gives MAIAETHDVYKDFVQGDETIHALKPTNFAAEPGQFIALIGPSGSGKSTLLTLLGGLQAPTGGSVFVDGKDLASMDDKERSRTRLRSIGFILQSANLVPFLTVNQQLELHDRAAGNRAARQKDRDELLDSLGILKLAKKYPRELSGGEQQRAAIARALYGSPALILADEPTAALDTSRAFDVADLLREQARSRNTAIIMVTHDERLVEHVDRVLHIADGALEEVTGGR, from the coding sequence ATGGCAATTGCTGAAACACATGACGTGTACAAAGACTTCGTTCAGGGTGACGAGACGATTCATGCGCTCAAGCCCACGAACTTCGCAGCAGAACCAGGGCAATTCATCGCACTGATTGGGCCGTCCGGTTCTGGGAAATCAACGCTGTTGACGCTGTTAGGCGGACTTCAAGCACCCACGGGCGGATCAGTTTTTGTGGATGGCAAAGACCTCGCGTCGATGGATGATAAAGAACGCTCACGCACGCGCTTAAGGTCAATTGGATTCATTCTTCAGTCTGCGAACCTCGTGCCGTTTCTGACAGTCAATCAGCAACTCGAGTTGCACGACCGTGCTGCTGGGAATAGGGCTGCGCGGCAGAAGGATCGCGATGAACTGCTGGATTCGCTTGGGATACTCAAACTAGCTAAGAAGTATCCGCGTGAGCTTTCAGGCGGCGAGCAACAGCGTGCGGCGATCGCACGTGCACTATATGGCTCCCCCGCGCTGATACTTGCAGACGAACCTACCGCGGCGCTTGACACGAGCCGAGCGTTTGACGTGGCGGACCTTCTGCGCGAACAGGCCCGCAGCCGTAACACGGCAATCATTATGGTGACCCATGATGAACGGCTTGTGGAGCACGTAGATAGAGTCTTGCATATCGCCGATGGCGCCCTCGAAGAGGTCACTGGCGGCCGTTAG
- a CDS encoding ABC transporter permease, protein MFLAFNEIRHEVRHYTLITAMITLVGLLVFFLTGLAVGLNSAMTSSIRSWPASTVYLSSTSNESVLASFVPEESASALQGTDTALFGLTSVTVEQSDGSQVNAFAMGMDADSFIAPKLTEGDVWAQPGDAVVDESMRDEGYAIGDTFTLAQSDQELTITGFTDNATYSSYPVMYISIADWQALGVQYDGMVSGVATDGDVDTASVSGDLTALSTTDFINAIPGVSAQNITFGLMIAALIIISAVVLGVFTYVLTLQKQKVFGVMKAQGISNGMIGWSVLWQTAFLSIFGSVFAVAVSTALGVILPDGVPFTIPVFFWIVIGAIIVVFSLIGALFSVRSATKIDPLEALR, encoded by the coding sequence GTGTTTCTAGCATTCAACGAAATCCGACACGAGGTGCGCCACTACACCCTCATCACGGCGATGATCACGCTGGTGGGCCTGCTGGTGTTCTTCCTGACAGGGTTGGCGGTGGGACTGAACAGCGCGATGACGAGTTCCATCAGAAGCTGGCCCGCCAGTACCGTGTACTTGTCGTCCACATCGAACGAGTCAGTCCTAGCATCCTTTGTCCCAGAAGAGTCGGCTTCCGCCCTTCAAGGCACTGACACAGCCCTATTTGGCCTCACATCCGTCACAGTGGAACAGTCCGATGGATCGCAAGTCAACGCATTTGCGATGGGTATGGATGCGGATTCATTCATTGCTCCCAAACTGACTGAAGGTGACGTGTGGGCGCAGCCCGGCGACGCCGTCGTCGACGAATCTATGCGTGATGAGGGATACGCAATAGGCGATACATTTACGCTTGCACAATCGGATCAAGAACTGACGATCACAGGATTCACCGATAACGCCACGTACTCCTCGTATCCCGTCATGTACATTTCTATTGCAGATTGGCAGGCCCTGGGCGTTCAGTATGACGGAATGGTCAGCGGTGTTGCAACAGACGGGGATGTGGATACCGCCAGCGTCAGCGGTGATCTGACGGCGCTTTCCACAACAGACTTCATCAACGCCATTCCGGGAGTATCGGCTCAGAACATCACTTTCGGGTTGATGATTGCAGCGTTGATTATCATATCTGCGGTTGTGCTCGGCGTGTTCACGTACGTGCTTACGCTGCAAAAACAGAAGGTATTTGGGGTGATGAAGGCCCAGGGAATATCAAATGGGATGATCGGGTGGTCCGTGCTATGGCAGACCGCATTTCTTTCGATATTTGGCTCGGTTTTCGCGGTTGCCGTTTCGACTGCGCTTGGGGTCATTCTTCCTGATGGCGTGCCATTCACCATTCCAGTCTTCTTCTGGATCGTGATTGGGGCGATTATCGTGGTATTCAGTTTGATTGGAGCATTGTTCTCCGTGAGAAGCGCGACCAAGATTGATCCGCTGGAAGCGCTGCGATAG
- a CDS encoding YggS family pyridoxal phosphate-dependent enzyme yields MKDAVDLTVVPPVEEIAGRFQALQEQVAKAAINAGRKPTDVAIELAVKYQAPERVMAALAAGGTLMGHNIIQQLEATETALQEANAPAHRTHVIGHVQKNKAKKAVQYAQCIETLDSIKLAKRINMLQQVRRDSGEAHGPFDVMLQVNSSGAESQYGIEPAAVSELASQVLELPNLRIVGLMTIGAHTEDTAGIAHSFQIVRTLRDSLIAAGIASATELSMGMTHDMDIAIAEGSTIIRVGTAVFGPREIA; encoded by the coding sequence ATGAAAGACGCTGTGGACCTCACAGTTGTGCCGCCCGTGGAAGAGATCGCCGGGCGCTTCCAAGCCTTACAGGAGCAGGTGGCCAAAGCTGCCATCAATGCCGGGCGCAAACCCACTGACGTAGCAATTGAACTGGCCGTCAAATATCAGGCACCAGAGCGTGTGATGGCGGCACTGGCCGCGGGCGGCACGCTCATGGGCCACAACATAATTCAACAGCTCGAGGCCACCGAAACCGCACTTCAGGAAGCCAACGCGCCCGCTCATCGCACACATGTGATCGGGCACGTCCAGAAGAACAAAGCCAAGAAAGCCGTTCAGTACGCGCAGTGCATTGAAACGCTCGATTCGATCAAGCTGGCCAAGCGCATCAATATGCTCCAACAGGTGCGGCGGGATTCCGGGGAGGCTCACGGCCCCTTCGACGTCATGCTCCAAGTGAACTCATCAGGCGCCGAATCCCAGTACGGGATCGAGCCAGCAGCAGTCAGCGAACTTGCCAGTCAGGTTCTCGAGCTACCGAATTTGCGCATCGTTGGCCTCATGACCATCGGCGCACACACAGAGGATACGGCCGGGATCGCACACTCATTTCAGATCGTGCGCACGCTTCGCGATTCCCTAATCGCGGCGGGTATCGCGAGCGCTACCGAGCTCTCCATGGGCATGACTCATGACATGGATATCGCGATCGCAGAAGGATCTACGATCATCCGGGTTGGCACCGCGGTGTTCGGGCCGCGCGAAATTGCGTAG
- the tal gene encoding transaldolase: MADGNGGVLASISEAGVSLWLDDLSRQRFNDGSLDELIARIEVVGVTTNPSIFDAAISNGAVYNGALVAANTADPEQAAFAVMIEDVAKACDVFAPVFEASDGRDGRVSIEVSPLLAHDTAATASQAVELWKRVNKPNAMIKIPATKAGLPAITATIAQGISVNVTLIFSLERYREVIDAYMAGLELAIADNKDLSQIRSVASFFVSRVDTEVDRRLAEIGDDAAAALRSKAGLANARLAYEEFEKSIATERWQVLEAAGANVQRPLWASTGVKDPRLPGYLYVAGLVAPSVVNTVPEKTLLVTRDEGVFEGDTIHGTYDDSAQVFADVEKAGVDFEDVTRVLESEGVDKFIASWKSLLATVEKALAQ, from the coding sequence ATGGCAGACGGTAATGGCGGCGTTCTTGCAAGCATTTCGGAGGCAGGCGTCAGCTTGTGGCTGGATGACCTTTCGCGCCAACGCTTTAATGATGGAAGTCTAGACGAGCTGATTGCGCGCATTGAGGTGGTAGGCGTGACCACGAATCCGTCCATTTTCGATGCCGCCATATCAAATGGCGCGGTGTACAACGGCGCCCTCGTTGCGGCGAACACCGCAGATCCAGAGCAAGCCGCCTTTGCCGTCATGATTGAGGACGTGGCCAAGGCATGTGACGTGTTTGCGCCCGTGTTTGAGGCAAGTGATGGCCGCGACGGCCGCGTCTCCATCGAGGTCTCGCCGCTTCTGGCGCACGATACGGCCGCCACGGCCTCCCAGGCGGTGGAGTTGTGGAAGAGGGTCAACAAGCCCAATGCGATGATCAAGATCCCGGCCACGAAGGCAGGCTTGCCGGCTATCACGGCTACGATCGCCCAGGGTATCAGCGTGAATGTCACGCTCATCTTCAGCCTGGAGCGCTACCGTGAAGTCATCGATGCGTATATGGCCGGCCTAGAACTGGCGATTGCCGATAACAAGGATCTCTCCCAAATTCGATCGGTAGCATCGTTCTTCGTCTCCCGCGTTGATACGGAGGTTGATCGCAGGCTCGCTGAGATTGGCGACGACGCCGCCGCAGCGTTGCGTTCGAAGGCAGGACTCGCCAACGCACGCCTCGCGTATGAGGAGTTTGAGAAGTCGATTGCCACAGAGCGTTGGCAAGTGCTTGAAGCGGCCGGGGCCAATGTGCAGCGCCCGCTGTGGGCGTCCACTGGTGTGAAGGACCCACGCTTGCCGGGCTATCTGTATGTGGCTGGGCTCGTGGCGCCAAGCGTGGTCAATACGGTGCCGGAAAAGACGCTTCTGGTGACTCGCGATGAGGGCGTTTTCGAGGGTGACACCATTCACGGAACCTACGACGATTCTGCTCAGGTGTTCGCGGATGTGGAGAAGGCCGGCGTTGATTTCGAGGATGTCACGCGCGTGCTCGAAAGTGAGGGAGTGGACAAGTTCATTGCCTCGTGGAAGTCGTTGCTCGCGACCGTGGAGAAGGCCCTAGCGCAGTAG
- a CDS encoding 3-isopropylmalate dehydrogenase produces MTRSLDLAVIPGDGIGPEVVAEGLKVLDAVLAGTDVEVSTQSYDLGAARWHRTGEVLPDEELESIKGHDAILLGAVGDPSVPSGVLERGLLLKLRFSLDQYVNLRPNKYYPGVPTPLANPGEIDFLVVREGTEGLYCGNGGVLREGTPHEVATEVSVNTAFGVERVVRYAFEKANARPRKKLTYVHKHNVLVNAGHLWRRTVEAVGAEYPEVSVDYLHVDAATIFLVTDPGRFDVMVTDNLFGDILTDEAGAVTGGVGLAASGNINPEGAFPSMFEPIHGSAPDIAGKQLADPTATIASVALLLDHLGFAEQARKIEAAIDADMADRAAAAEAGAPLVRSTSEVGEAITELLV; encoded by the coding sequence ATGACACGCTCTCTTGATCTCGCCGTTATTCCTGGCGATGGCATCGGCCCCGAAGTAGTAGCCGAAGGCCTGAAAGTCCTTGATGCCGTTCTTGCCGGGACTGATGTAGAGGTCAGTACGCAGAGCTACGATCTGGGAGCTGCCCGGTGGCATCGCACGGGCGAGGTTTTGCCTGATGAGGAGCTCGAATCCATCAAGGGGCATGACGCCATCCTTCTGGGCGCAGTGGGCGATCCTTCCGTTCCGTCCGGAGTCTTGGAGCGCGGCCTGCTGCTCAAGCTCCGCTTCTCTTTGGATCAGTACGTCAACCTTCGCCCCAACAAGTACTACCCGGGCGTTCCCACACCGCTTGCCAACCCGGGCGAAATCGACTTCTTGGTAGTTCGCGAGGGTACCGAGGGCCTCTACTGCGGCAACGGAGGCGTGCTGCGCGAAGGCACCCCACATGAGGTCGCAACTGAGGTTTCCGTCAACACCGCGTTTGGTGTGGAGCGTGTGGTGCGCTACGCGTTCGAAAAGGCAAATGCGCGTCCGCGCAAGAAGCTCACCTACGTTCACAAGCACAACGTGCTTGTGAACGCCGGCCACCTGTGGCGCCGCACGGTTGAGGCCGTTGGCGCAGAGTACCCCGAGGTGAGCGTGGACTACCTGCATGTTGACGCCGCAACAATCTTCCTGGTCACCGATCCAGGCCGCTTCGACGTCATGGTTACCGACAACCTGTTTGGTGACATTCTGACGGACGAAGCAGGTGCAGTTACCGGAGGCGTAGGACTGGCAGCATCGGGCAACATTAATCCCGAAGGTGCCTTCCCCTCCATGTTCGAACCCATCCACGGTTCGGCCCCCGATATTGCTGGCAAGCAGTTGGCAGATCCCACGGCAACCATTGCTTCCGTGGCGCTCCTCCTGGACCATCTGGGATTTGCGGAGCAAGCACGCAAGATTGAAGCAGCAATCGACGCCGATATGGCCGACCGCGCTGCCGCCGCGGAAGCCGGCGCCCCGCTGGTGCGATCCACCAGTGAAGTAGGCGAGGCGATTACCGAACTGCTCGTCTGA
- a CDS encoding DEAD/DEAH box helicase — MAASSSESPGIRVSPQPALNLALDKLEDAFGIDPTPDSIYDAFTQWADSTGRPLYPHQEEALLAALEGDHLIIATPTGSGKSMVALAAIFAGLANGKTAYYTAPLKALVSEKFFDLIHVFGAENVGMVTGDSSINAGAPIVCATAEIVANMALRNGDDSDIGVLVHDEFHFYGDPQRGWAWQVPILELSSTQHVLLSATLGDTTFLEQDIERRTSRHVSVIKDAPRPVPLSYFYSREPLGELVKEMTVTHRSPVYVVHFSQKEAVTQAQALLPINLVTKEQKAAIVAAIGSFAFGPGFGQTLSKLLRAGIGVHHAGLLPRYRRLVERLTQQGHLQVICGTDTLGVGINVPIRTVLLTSLSKFDGTKSRHLSAREFHQIAGRAGRAGFDTVGDVVVQAPEYEIENARAIAKAGDDPKKLRKIQKKKAPEGVVLWSEKTFDYLQTAEPETLTSHMHVNHAMILNILQRPGDAVAAATKLLTDNHEPTSESNPLLRREVEIYSSLHAAGVLVHHDLQWQEAHPGESAIGFAHEVPDDFALNSPLAPFALAALSLLDKESEEYALDVVSVMESVQENPNPLLYAQQRAAKGEAIGRMKAAGMGYDERMAEADQIMWPQPLAEELRAALATYRQTNPWVDEYELSPKSVVREMVERALTFSELISTYDLARSEGVVLRYLTDVYKALRQTVPLEARTQELDAIIDWLGALVRSVDSSLLDEWEALRDGTLTTQEITELEGDPKGGERELAFGADSDGNVAFTRNRHALRTAVRNAMFRRVEALQREDYDLLDTLASAPLWPGAPVWDGDAWADATDSYFDEYESVGIDNAARGSAYFEVDDAVEPSALIDAGMDAEHAQRIADAHEKGRLWLVRQTFDDGRGDGSWGFWALVDLDASDEQNSLRLSVISVGER, encoded by the coding sequence GTGGCCGCTTCCTCTTCAGAGTCCCCAGGGATTCGCGTTTCTCCTCAACCAGCCCTCAACCTTGCACTCGACAAGCTCGAGGACGCATTCGGCATCGATCCCACACCGGATTCAATCTATGACGCCTTCACACAGTGGGCTGATTCCACCGGACGTCCGTTGTACCCACATCAGGAAGAAGCTCTTCTGGCAGCCCTTGAGGGCGACCACCTGATCATTGCCACACCCACGGGCTCGGGGAAATCGATGGTGGCGCTCGCCGCCATCTTTGCCGGGCTCGCAAACGGCAAGACTGCCTATTACACCGCTCCGCTTAAGGCGCTTGTCTCAGAGAAGTTCTTCGACCTCATTCACGTGTTCGGTGCTGAGAACGTCGGCATGGTTACCGGTGACTCATCGATTAACGCCGGTGCGCCGATTGTGTGTGCCACCGCTGAGATCGTGGCCAACATGGCTCTGCGCAACGGAGACGATTCAGACATCGGCGTGCTGGTTCATGATGAGTTCCATTTCTATGGTGATCCTCAGCGCGGTTGGGCTTGGCAAGTTCCGATTCTGGAACTCTCCTCCACCCAACACGTGTTGCTCTCCGCAACCCTCGGCGACACCACGTTCCTTGAGCAAGACATCGAGCGCCGCACATCCCGCCATGTGTCCGTTATCAAGGATGCACCCCGGCCGGTACCTCTCAGCTACTTCTACTCCCGTGAGCCTCTGGGCGAGCTCGTGAAGGAAATGACGGTCACTCACCGCTCCCCTGTATACGTGGTGCACTTTTCTCAGAAGGAAGCCGTCACGCAAGCTCAGGCGCTGTTGCCAATAAACCTCGTCACAAAGGAGCAGAAGGCAGCGATCGTGGCTGCGATAGGGTCTTTCGCATTTGGCCCCGGGTTCGGCCAGACCCTTTCCAAACTGCTGAGGGCCGGCATTGGAGTTCACCATGCTGGCCTGCTCCCCCGGTACCGCAGGCTGGTTGAACGCCTCACCCAGCAAGGCCACCTCCAAGTCATCTGTGGCACTGACACGCTTGGTGTGGGTATCAACGTGCCGATCCGCACGGTCCTTCTCACATCGCTGTCTAAGTTCGATGGAACCAAGTCGCGTCATCTCTCGGCTCGAGAGTTTCACCAAATCGCCGGGCGAGCCGGGCGCGCAGGGTTCGATACCGTCGGCGACGTCGTCGTGCAAGCACCCGAATACGAAATAGAGAACGCACGGGCGATAGCCAAGGCGGGCGATGATCCAAAGAAGCTACGCAAGATTCAGAAGAAGAAGGCACCCGAAGGTGTGGTGCTGTGGTCTGAGAAGACCTTTGACTACCTTCAGACCGCCGAACCAGAGACTCTGACGTCGCATATGCACGTCAACCACGCGATGATCCTCAATATTCTGCAGCGCCCCGGGGATGCGGTGGCAGCCGCCACCAAACTCCTCACCGATAACCACGAACCCACAAGCGAATCCAACCCTCTGCTTCGTCGCGAGGTAGAGATCTACTCATCTCTTCATGCGGCCGGCGTGTTAGTGCATCACGATTTGCAATGGCAAGAGGCTCATCCTGGGGAGTCAGCAATTGGATTCGCGCACGAAGTTCCCGATGATTTCGCACTCAACTCTCCGCTGGCGCCATTCGCTCTGGCCGCGCTCTCACTTCTTGACAAGGAATCCGAAGAATATGCGCTGGACGTGGTCAGCGTAATGGAGTCGGTGCAGGAAAACCCCAACCCCTTGCTCTACGCGCAGCAGCGCGCAGCGAAGGGCGAAGCTATCGGCCGGATGAAGGCCGCCGGTATGGGGTATGACGAACGCATGGCCGAAGCCGACCAGATTATGTGGCCTCAACCTCTCGCAGAGGAGCTTCGGGCCGCGTTGGCAACCTACCGTCAGACAAACCCGTGGGTAGACGAATACGAGCTCTCACCAAAATCGGTCGTTCGAGAGATGGTGGAGCGGGCCCTCACGTTCTCCGAACTCATCTCCACATACGATCTGGCACGTTCAGAGGGCGTGGTACTGAGGTACCTCACCGATGTCTACAAGGCTCTCCGCCAAACCGTTCCGCTTGAGGCGCGGACGCAGGAACTCGACGCGATCATCGACTGGCTCGGCGCGTTGGTGCGATCCGTGGATTCATCCTTGCTCGATGAATGGGAAGCGCTGCGGGACGGAACGCTGACCACACAAGAAATTACGGAACTTGAAGGCGATCCCAAGGGCGGAGAACGCGAGCTTGCCTTCGGTGCCGATTCCGATGGCAACGTTGCGTTCACGCGCAACCGGCATGCCCTTCGGACCGCCGTACGAAACGCCATGTTCCGCCGTGTGGAGGCCCTCCAACGCGAGGACTACGACCTCCTAGATACTCTAGCCAGTGCCCCGTTGTGGCCGGGTGCGCCAGTCTGGGACGGCGACGCTTGGGCTGATGCCACCGATTCCTATTTCGATGAGTATGAGAGCGTGGGTATTGATAACGCCGCGCGTGGGTCTGCATACTTTGAGGTCGACGACGCCGTCGAACCTTCCGCACTTATTGACGCGGGAATGGACGCGGAGCACGCTCAACGCATCGCTGACGCGCATGAGAAGGGCCGGCTGTGGCTGGTGCGCCAAACATTTGATGATGGACGAGGTGATGGTTCGTGGGGTTTCTGGGCGCTTGTGGATCTGGATGCATCTGACGAACAAAACAGCCTGCGCCTCTCCGTTATTTCGGTGGGAGAACGATAG
- a CDS encoding SanA/YdcF family protein — protein sequence MRSRKWRRAIALAAGGAVAALSCACIGINVFISTSTNDSVVGLAQASQAGADAVVVLGARVYANGTPSPILEDRLHTGLDLMEAEAAPVIVVSGDNSAQANYQVDAMAQWLVSHGVNESAIVRDDQGISTYDTMWRARHEYRYSSVIAVSQDFHLARIIWDGERQGLEVTAVRADRQEYEKAVQWRAREWLVRTKDFVMGFVRPDAGVVDL from the coding sequence ATGCGTTCAAGAAAGTGGCGCCGAGCAATCGCGCTGGCAGCAGGGGGAGCCGTGGCTGCCCTAAGCTGCGCCTGTATCGGCATCAATGTCTTTATTTCCACCTCCACGAACGATTCGGTGGTGGGACTGGCGCAAGCGTCGCAAGCGGGTGCGGACGCCGTCGTCGTGCTTGGAGCGAGGGTGTATGCAAACGGGACTCCCAGCCCCATACTGGAGGACCGCCTTCACACAGGGCTCGATCTGATGGAAGCCGAGGCGGCGCCAGTCATTGTGGTCTCGGGGGACAACTCGGCCCAAGCAAACTACCAAGTGGACGCGATGGCTCAGTGGTTGGTGAGCCACGGGGTGAATGAGTCAGCGATTGTGCGGGACGATCAGGGCATCAGCACATATGACACGATGTGGCGGGCGCGCCACGAGTACCGATACTCATCGGTGATCGCAGTGTCGCAGGATTTCCATCTGGCGCGCATCATCTGGGACGGAGAACGGCAAGGGCTCGAGGTAACGGCAGTGCGCGCAGACCGCCAAGAGTACGAGAAGGCCGTGCAGTGGCGGGCGCGTGAATGGCTGGTTCGCACCAAGGACTTCGTCATGGGGTTCGTGAGGCCCGACGCCGGCGTAGTGGATCTGTAG
- a CDS encoding branched-chain amino acid aminotransferase: protein MTTSFTPTALEVAAAEAVPSADELAGTYELQPNNNKATQEVREAKMAKLLFGKDFSDSMAHATWTTEDGWHNRAIEPYGALSLDPAAAVLHYGQEVFEGLKAYRHDDGSIWTFRPTYNAARLNHSSRRLAIPELTHEDFMASIVDLVRADNEWVPDVPGSSFYLRPFIFASEAFLGVAAASRYEYYVIASPSGPYFTHGFQPINVWVEPTYHRAGPGGMGDAKTGGNYAASLLPKVKAHDAGYDEVLFLDAKTDKNLDELGGMNVFIVMADGSIKTPQLTGNILAGNTRSCIIQLLRSQGRSVTEETIPLAELLEEFGSGQAVEMFACGTAAVVTAIGSLTSEDFHVKIPTGPTTKNIYDELTAIQLGHVEDTFGWTYRLM from the coding sequence ATGACAACGTCGTTTACGCCCACGGCTCTGGAAGTAGCAGCAGCCGAGGCCGTTCCGAGCGCCGATGAACTTGCTGGAACGTATGAGCTCCAGCCCAACAACAACAAAGCCACGCAAGAGGTCCGTGAAGCCAAGATGGCTAAGCTCTTGTTTGGTAAGGACTTCTCCGATTCCATGGCGCATGCCACTTGGACCACGGAAGATGGCTGGCACAACCGGGCCATTGAGCCCTACGGCGCCTTGTCGCTAGATCCGGCGGCCGCGGTGCTGCACTACGGTCAGGAAGTATTCGAAGGCCTCAAGGCCTACCGTCACGATGATGGTTCCATCTGGACGTTCCGGCCCACCTACAACGCGGCTCGCCTCAACCATTCAAGCCGCCGCCTGGCAATTCCCGAACTCACACATGAAGATTTCATGGCATCGATCGTTGACTTGGTGCGCGCGGATAACGAATGGGTGCCTGATGTTCCTGGTTCCTCCTTCTACTTGCGGCCGTTTATCTTCGCTTCCGAGGCCTTCTTGGGCGTGGCTGCGGCATCGCGCTATGAGTACTACGTGATCGCATCTCCATCCGGCCCCTACTTCACTCACGGATTCCAGCCGATCAACGTGTGGGTTGAGCCCACCTACCATCGCGCTGGCCCGGGTGGAATGGGAGATGCCAAGACGGGCGGAAACTACGCCGCCTCTTTGCTCCCCAAGGTCAAGGCACACGATGCCGGCTACGATGAAGTGCTCTTCCTCGACGCTAAGACGGACAAGAACCTTGACGAACTAGGCGGCATGAACGTCTTCATCGTCATGGCAGATGGTTCGATCAAGACTCCACAGCTGACAGGCAACATCTTGGCAGGCAATACCCGCTCCTGCATCATTCAGCTGCTTCGCTCCCAAGGTCGTAGCGTCACCGAGGAAACGATTCCTCTGGCAGAACTGCTTGAAGAATTCGGTTCCGGTCAAGCAGTGGAGATGTTCGCGTGCGGCACCGCAGCAGTGGTCACCGCGATTGGCTCCTTGACCAGCGAGGACTTCCACGTGAAAATCCCAACAGGTCCCACCACGAAGAACATCTACGACGAACTCACGGCCATTCAGCTTGGCCATGTTGAAGACACGTTCGGCTGGACCTACCGCCTGATGTGA
- the cimA gene encoding citramalate synthase, which yields MKIDVYDVTLRDGAQQEGINLSVSDKLALLPLIESIGADYIEGGWPGAIPRDTQFFAQVDQSSLHTAKLTAFGATRKAGLTAATDPQIAALIDSGAPVITLVAKSDIRHVEQALRTTPTENLAMVRDSVEYVRSQGREVMIDVEHFFDGYRFDPEYTTSVVAESFASGAKCAVLCDTNGGSLPHEVFHIVHELLERLAAVGITDPYLGIHAHDDAGCAVANTIAAVRAGCRQVQGTINGYGERTGNANLLTIIANLALKTDFDVATPEELSQLTSVSHTASEITNISPYGRQPYVGASAFAHKAGLHASAIRVNPDLYQHTDPLAVGNDMRMVISDMAGRASIELKAREFGIDLAGRKDALIAITNRVKAAEAQGYTYDAADASFELLVRAVVGELPEYFQVEAWRANISTSPNYSQAGDTFSEATVKLYAGGRRYMRVGEGVGPVEALDRALRTALKNVYPELLAIELIDFKVRILDTHQGTGATTRVMIELSDGHKVWHTVGVGADVVEASWEALTDGYIYGLMRVGVEPRVDEPSGDCE from the coding sequence ATGAAGATCGACGTTTACGACGTGACTCTGCGCGACGGTGCGCAGCAGGAGGGCATCAACTTGTCTGTCTCAGACAAGTTGGCGCTCCTGCCGCTCATCGAGTCAATTGGTGCGGACTATATTGAGGGCGGGTGGCCCGGCGCCATTCCGCGGGATACCCAGTTCTTCGCTCAAGTGGATCAGAGTTCGCTTCACACTGCGAAGCTGACTGCTTTCGGTGCCACCCGCAAAGCTGGGTTGACCGCCGCCACCGATCCCCAGATCGCCGCCTTGATCGATTCGGGTGCGCCCGTTATCACGCTGGTCGCAAAGTCAGACATCCGCCACGTGGAGCAGGCCCTGCGTACCACCCCCACGGAGAACCTTGCGATGGTGCGCGATTCGGTGGAGTACGTGCGTTCCCAAGGCCGCGAGGTCATGATCGACGTCGAACACTTCTTTGACGGCTACCGATTCGATCCGGAGTACACCACATCCGTTGTGGCCGAATCGTTTGCCTCCGGCGCAAAGTGCGCTGTGCTCTGCGATACAAACGGTGGATCCTTGCCCCACGAGGTCTTCCACATCGTTCACGAGTTGCTGGAACGCCTGGCCGCCGTTGGTATCACCGATCCGTATCTGGGCATTCACGCGCACGACGACGCCGGATGCGCGGTTGCGAACACGATCGCTGCGGTACGCGCTGGGTGCCGTCAGGTTCAGGGAACCATCAATGGCTACGGAGAGCGCACCGGCAACGCAAACCTACTCACGATTATCGCGAACCTCGCGTTGAAGACGGACTTCGATGTTGCCACACCAGAAGAGCTTTCGCAGCTGACGTCCGTATCTCACACAGCTTCGGAGATCACAAACATCTCTCCGTATGGGCGCCAGCCATACGTGGGTGCGTCCGCGTTTGCGCATAAGGCTGGCCTGCACGCCTCAGCCATCCGGGTCAATCCAGATCTCTACCAGCACACTGATCCATTGGCCGTGGGCAATGACATGCGGATGGTCATTTCCGATATGGCCGGGCGCGCATCCATCGAACTGAAGGCCAGAGAGTTCGGAATCGATCTGGCTGGACGCAAGGATGCCCTCATCGCGATCACAAACCGTGTCAAAGCGGCTGAAGCTCAGGGGTACACGTACGACGCTGCGGATGCGTCCTTCGAACTGTTGGTGCGCGCCGTCGTCGGCGAACTTCCCGAATACTTCCAGGTCGAAGCATGGAGGGCGAACATCTCTACGTCGCCCAACTACTCCCAAGCGGGCGATACCTTCTCGGAAGCCACAGTCAAGTTGTACGCGGGCGGGCGGCGCTACATGCGAGTGGGGGAGGGCGTGGGCCCTGTTGAGGCGCTAGATCGTGCGCTGCGCACCGCGTTAAAGAACGTGTACCCCGAACTGCTGGCCATCGAACTCATCGATTTCAAGGTGAGAATTTTAGACACCCACCAGGGCACGGGTGCGACCACCCGCGTCATGATCGAACTGTCGGACGGGCACAAGGTGTGGCACACGGTGGGCGTTGGTGCCGACGTCGTCGAGGCCTCATGGGAGGCGCTGACCGACGGCTACATCTATGGGCTGATGCGTGTTGGCGTGGAACCTCGCGTTGATGAACCGAGCGGGGATTGTGAGTAA